One Onychostoma macrolepis isolate SWU-2019 chromosome 15, ASM1243209v1, whole genome shotgun sequence DNA segment encodes these proteins:
- the dnajc30b gene encoding dnaJ (Hsp40) homolog, subfamily C, member 30b: protein MEESVCPARMTSSLCDGCLLVARAIPAGGAQSRVQIPSCVSLERVSGSAVAMAEVSGCLRSGAHKLSVVIRLRTHYHHHLSATGAFTSSAGSDRPHGVTQPPRVRGYCTAPLHRSPTAYYDILRVSPNATPAQIKSAYYKQSFIHHPDRNRSRSEDAARLFALVAEAYSVLGDSGLRRKYDRGILNQSDVQSAGRPSRASKPRRAPDASDRARFDFDAFYQAHYGEQLQREQQMRHRREQMRQQQQHKLRTWRRMKMNEVTVAFLLLFGGGLLISLRS from the exons ATGGAGGAGAGCGTGTGTCCAGCGCGGATGACGTCATCTCTCTGCGACGGATGTTTACTGGTCGCGCGCGCGATTCCTGCAGGCGGCGCTCAGAGCCGTGTTCAAATCCCATCATGCGTCTCACTAGAGAG GGTCTCTGGATCCGCGGTGGCCATGGCGGAGGTCAGCGGCTGTTTGAGGAGCGGCGCACACAAACTCTCTGTTGTTATAAGACTACGGAcacattatcatcatcatctgtcCGCGACGGGTGCGTTTACTAGCTCTGCCGGTTCTGACAGGCCTCACGGAGTGACCCAACCGCCGCGGGTCCGAGGCTACTGCACCGCTCCTCTGCACCGGAGCCCAACCGCCTACTACGACATCCTGAGGGTTTCGCCGAACGCCACGCCAGCGCAGATCAAGAGCGCCTATTACAAACAGTCCTTCATCCATCACCCGGACCGGAACCGGAGCCGCAGCGAGGACGCGGCGCGGCTCTTCGCGCTCGTCGCCGAGGCCTACAGCGTGCTCGGCGACAGCGGCCTCCGGAGGAAATACGACCGCGGGATACTCAACCAGAGCGACGTGCAGAGCGCCGGGAGACCGTCGCGCGCGTCAAAGCCTCGACGCGCCCCTGACGCGAGCGATCGCGCTCGCTTCGACTTCGACGCGTTCTATCAGGCGCACTACGGCGAGCAGCTGCAGAGAGAGCAGCAGATGAGACACAGACGCGAGCAGATGcgccagcagcagcagcacaaGCTCAGGACCTGGAGGCGGATGAAGATGAACGAGGTGACGGTCGCCTTTCTGCTGCTTTTCGGAGGCGGCCTTCTCATCAGCCTCAGATCTTGA